A DNA window from Sporosarcina sp. ANT_H38 contains the following coding sequences:
- a CDS encoding GNAT family N-acetyltransferase yields MSEYQLISDYRQIEKYKESFNELAKQVFELDFKEWYNKGCWNDNYICYSYVDGDQVIANASVNKMVVVSDGKEYNAIQLGTVMTHPDYRYQGLAAKLTNHIIKKYEKDYDFIYLFANDTVLDFYPKFGFEQVQESSFSLKTSDLKKKKAKKFNLRKLDVNNKVDFELMKEFAAERIPVSSILGVKNNEHLLMFYFILVFNGAVYYIEEEETILIFKQEDNLLHIFDVISKKRVEIDSILNGIVSADIEIINFYFTPGYDCKNIHTELITESDDQLFVRPLLKDGTRHFLFPLTSHS; encoded by the coding sequence ATGAGTGAATATCAATTAATCAGTGACTACAGGCAGATTGAAAAATATAAGGAAAGCTTTAATGAACTCGCAAAGCAAGTATTTGAATTGGATTTCAAGGAATGGTATAACAAGGGCTGTTGGAATGACAACTACATTTGTTATTCATATGTGGATGGAGATCAAGTCATTGCGAATGCTTCTGTCAATAAGATGGTCGTGGTCTCTGATGGGAAGGAATATAACGCAATTCAATTGGGTACGGTGATGACACATCCAGATTATCGTTATCAAGGGTTGGCAGCTAAGCTGACGAATCATATCATTAAAAAATATGAAAAAGACTATGATTTTATTTACTTATTCGCCAATGATACGGTGCTAGACTTTTACCCTAAGTTCGGCTTTGAGCAAGTTCAAGAAAGTAGTTTCAGCTTGAAGACTTCAGATTTGAAAAAGAAAAAGGCTAAAAAATTCAACCTGCGCAAGCTAGATGTCAATAATAAGGTTGATTTCGAACTGATGAAGGAATTCGCGGCTGAAAGAATACCTGTATCTTCAATATTGGGCGTAAAAAACAATGAACATCTATTAATGTTTTACTTTATCCTAGTATTCAATGGCGCTGTTTATTATATCGAAGAGGAAGAAACGATCTTAATATTTAAACAAGAGGATAATCTACTTCATATTTTTGATGTGATTAGCAAAAAAAGAGTTGAGATAGATTCAATTTTAAATGGTATCGTTTCTGCTGATATCGAGATTATTAATTTCTATTTCACGCCAGGTTATGATTGTAAAAACATTCATACAGAGTTGATAACAGAGAGTGATGATCAATTGTTCGTTCGTCCGTTATTAAAAGACGGGACAAGACATTTTCTATTTCCATTAACATCACATTCGTAA
- a CDS encoding metallophosphoesterase family protein: MYYALLGDIHSSKEDLEKVLADINEKFPEAIRVGTGDLFECTISKKKITDKKFVNLADVMIIPEGFVELLTFQSVSGNQEDRILMITETDDLLRGKLDRMPETVNIATAKIIHGHQWEWGGEPWALIHAEVNESPVFYGHSHMSGLSKNGINEEIRFGIPYDVSGEKVLINVGAVVSDREWVLYNLAENTVTFMKA; this comes from the coding sequence ATGTATTATGCACTGCTAGGAGACATACATTCCTCTAAAGAGGATTTAGAAAAAGTACTCGCAGATATTAACGAGAAATTTCCAGAAGCAATCCGTGTAGGGACGGGAGATTTGTTCGAATGCACAATCAGTAAAAAAAAGATTACGGACAAGAAATTTGTAAATCTCGCAGACGTTATGATCATTCCAGAAGGGTTTGTTGAACTGTTAACATTTCAATCGGTTAGTGGCAATCAAGAAGACCGGATTTTGATGATCACGGAAACGGATGATTTGCTTCGAGGAAAACTGGATAGGATGCCTGAAACAGTTAACATCGCCACTGCTAAAATCATCCATGGTCATCAGTGGGAATGGGGAGGGGAACCGTGGGCACTAATACATGCGGAGGTGAATGAATCCCCTGTGTTTTATGGCCATAGTCATATGTCCGGGCTGTCCAAAAATGGTATTAATGAAGAGATTAGATTTGGAATTCCCTATGATGTAAGTGGTGAAAAAGTTCTCATCAATGTCGGAGCGGTCGTCAGTGATCGAGAATGGGTACTGTATAATCTAGCAGAGAACACAGTTACTTTTATGAAAGCCTAA
- a CDS encoding cold-shock protein, with protein MYQGKVKWFSNDKGYGFIEADDGEDVFVHFTGILSEGFKTLDEGQSVSFEIIEGNRGPQAANVLKLGDE; from the coding sequence ATGTACCAGGGAAAAGTCAAATGGTTCAGTAATGATAAAGGCTATGGCTTCATCGAAGCGGATGACGGGGAAGATGTGTTTGTCCACTTTACCGGTATTCTATCAGAGGGCTTTAAAACGCTTGATGAAGGACAGTCCGTATCCTTCGAAATCATCGAAGGGAATCGCGGTCCTCAGGCAGCGAATGTCTTAAAACTTGGAGATGAATGA
- a CDS encoding zinc-finger domain-containing protein, translated as MNKAIIMSEINGILDVYCEGCFLKTQLSKDKGKTQSHKFCITTCTIGEQLQFLGQQMNKITK; from the coding sequence ATGAATAAGGCGATCATTATGAGTGAAATCAATGGAATTCTAGATGTATATTGCGAAGGTTGCTTCCTGAAAACTCAACTGTCTAAAGACAAAGGCAAGACCCAATCGCATAAATTTTGTATCACTACGTGTACAATCGGGGAACAGCTCCAGTTTCTAGGTCAGCAAATGAATAAAATCACAAAATAA
- a CDS encoding HD domain-containing protein yields MIEMIEKCKQIVVEIYNKFDASHDFAHIERVMNNAEKILDKEPSASEEVVRFAVLLHDIEDAKYKSDDNPSVLEILQAIGVNDELSEKVLACIESVSFSGGNALDIKSIDGAIVRDADRLDAIGAVGIARTFAFGGARGRKLYDTDEMVRNNMSEIEYRSKETASVTHFYEKLLLLKDLMVTEEGKRLAEQRHDYMEGFLKQLDREIGS; encoded by the coding sequence ATGATAGAAATGATAGAAAAATGCAAGCAGATAGTCGTGGAGATATACAATAAGTTCGATGCAAGTCATGATTTTGCCCATATTGAACGCGTCATGAATAATGCGGAGAAAATCTTGGACAAAGAGCCTTCAGCAAGTGAGGAAGTCGTCCGTTTTGCCGTCCTGTTACACGATATCGAGGATGCTAAATATAAATCAGACGACAATCCATCTGTGTTGGAAATCTTACAGGCGATTGGTGTTAATGATGAATTATCTGAAAAGGTGTTAGCGTGTATTGAAAGCGTGTCATTCAGTGGTGGTAATGCGTTGGACATCAAGTCTATCGATGGAGCGATTGTTCGCGATGCAGATCGGCTTGATGCAATCGGTGCTGTTGGTATTGCACGTACATTTGCGTTTGGTGGTGCAAGGGGAAGGAAGCTGTACGATACAGACGAGATGGTTCGTAATAATATGTCTGAAATAGAATACCGTAGCAAGGAAACGGCATCCGTTACGCATTTCTATGAAAAGTTGTTGCTGTTAAAAGATTTGATGGTGACTGAAGAAGGAAAGCGACTCGCGGAGCAGCGACATGACTATATGGAAGGTTTTTTGAAGCAGTTAGATCGTGAAATCGGTTCTTAA
- a CDS encoding ribonuclease HI family protein, whose protein sequence is MIELYVDGASAGNPGKSGIGIFIKGEGHSIKLSEKIEPTDNHTAEFQALLRGMEESSKLTTGMVSARSDSQIVVMAVEKQFVKNENHKEYLKKILAIANTFDFFFIKWIPDVENRAADALAREAIQKKD, encoded by the coding sequence ATGATTGAGTTATACGTAGATGGTGCAAGTGCAGGTAATCCCGGAAAAAGCGGTATTGGGATTTTCATAAAAGGTGAAGGCCATTCAATAAAATTATCCGAAAAAATTGAGCCGACAGATAATCATACGGCCGAATTCCAAGCTCTTTTGCGCGGCATGGAAGAATCGTCTAAACTGACTACTGGCATGGTATCTGCCCGGTCAGATTCCCAAATTGTTGTCATGGCCGTAGAAAAACAATTTGTGAAAAATGAAAATCATAAAGAATACTTAAAAAAAATTCTTGCTATCGCAAACACGTTCGACTTCTTTTTTATTAAATGGATTCCTGATGTAGAAAACCGTGCAGCAGATGCACTTGCAAGAGAGGCTATTCAGAAAAAGGACTGA